The genome window CTTTGCTAACGCTTGCCGCCGATTTTTGGGACAGGTTTCCCAcgtcgcatttttttttttttttgcgatagTTGCCAGGTTCCCGCGCcgccttttttgttgttcagcTCTGACTTTTCCGCCTCTCTTTCCTTTGCGTCGCTCAGCGCTGATTCCCTCGCCGCTCTATTTGTGCGTCGCTTTGTTCGTTGCTCAGCTGCCTTACGTCCACGGCTGCGAAGTCtatccttttcttttttaaaagataACTTTGCCACGATGCACCATAAGTGCGATCTATAGACTTGATTCCGTGATACCGATTAAGGTATCTTCTGGAAGTGGCAGTCACTAAGCTAAATTGCTCGAAGGCCATATGCATGCAAATCTGTACTTGAACTTTGTCGCGATGTTAGTCGCAACGTCAGAACTAGTATGTAAGAACGCTTGCCAATCCCTAAGTAAAAACACTCACGCGTTTGTTTAAGAACTGTCTTCGTTTATTGATTTGTACGGGGTTTTATAGGTTATCGTATGTACTAAAGGACAGAGATCACTATTGTGTTATAGTATTCTTTACTCTTTTCTTCTCATTGAGTTATTGAGACTTATGTGACGAAGTTATTTCTTATCTATTATGTATTCAGTTATATTAATGTATTCCTTGTTTATCTATTTCTGGGCGCCAGGATCATTTCCCATGTGGTAATCCAACGCCTTGGTGACCTTTTCAAGTGGTTTGCCGCATATCTGGCGCATTCCGAGGGCtgcttaaatattatgttCAATTATGaacataaattgttaataaataaatgccgcATTTAGTTTGCTTATCGATACATTGCTTCGAACGTCATATCGATATTTACTTTGCATAATATCTAGCGGTACCCATCACTTATagtggaaaattaattttggcgGCGAGAGATCGGTGGGTGTGTGCAGCCCAATTTGCAGctacagcagccacagcaacaggcattttgttatggccaacaacaacagcaaaaggaaCAGAAGCAAATGCAGATGGAGAAGCAACCAAAAAACTCAAATACTATATTGCCCGCCAAGtctcaaagtttttaaaaaaaatctagatATTTTCCACCAAATCTGCCtcaatttaatgcatatttatcaaataatgaatatatgtGAGCATTCCACACAACTTCGCTAGCATTCCTTCATTTTTGCTAGTGCAATTAACATtgtcaatttatacaaattcatTTAACATTACTTTTGCTTCTCTAGAGAATAAATTTCAAGATcacgttaatttaaaaactataaaatgtacaccaattccatttcaaagtgtccaaaaaaaaccaacttgcTTGATATGCTTGGCACGGGAAAAAGCGTTCATTCGAGCTGGTTCCACTGAAACAGCTGTCAAACTATTGTCTGTCAAATCCGTGTCAGCCTTTGGCACAAAAAATATGAGGCACGGAATGACACCAGTGTTCACATTGAAAGTGACTCTCATTTTGAGCCACTTGAATTTTATGTGGCATCATTTGTGTTCACATTGCTCCGTGCCACTGTGGCTTTTCAAATAAGACTCTCCGTGCCACTATGTAAACACAGCATAAGTATACTAAAGCCGTCTTACGTTTTCCAAGGTCAGCTTTGCAACACAAAGTCGATTTTTTTCACCCACATTCTCGAGAATAACAAATCcgatttttaaaagctttactttttctaaaagataataaatatacataaagtCTTAAATTAAAACCAGTGGTTTCTGAGGatttattttgactttgcAACTCTaggaaaacttgaaaaaaacgACACTAAGTTTAAACTATAATTAACATAGCTTTATTATTTAGGATTCGTTTAATATACTATTTTTTGAAAAGTCGGCAAAGCTGTTGGCATATgaacaagcaaacaaatttcagGTATAGGTTGATATTTCATTGATAGCTctcatggcagctatatgttatagtcgtcttattccaaccaaatttcaGAACTTGCGAGGTAGGTAGGTATAACTAACTAATAATATTTCACACTtaatcttgatttttgaccgattatTCCTATGGTACctatgtgatatagtggaccgattagaaccaatATTGGTGAAGATGTATAAGATGACATAGAATAcaaaatttgtgagtttggttgaattATATTAGAAAATGGAAAGTTTTGCGTACGGAAGGTGGACTTTCGACCGAtattttctatggcagctatattagaTAGATGGATATATCCTTACCTGCTGCTCGCTATACCCATTTTAACAAAGCTTACCTTTATGTGCCAATTTTTAACGAAAATGTACAGAGaacaaagataaatatatttggaaCGAGTTAGCTAGGTTCTCTATATTAACGCATATTTTTCTTTGCAGGTGACTTCAAAGCCAGATCTCTACCCACTCGTTTTCACATGCAACAGCGAAAATAGCAAGGGAAATGTCGGGTCCAGCTATCTGATGGTGCAATATTTTCGGAACTATATTATACGCCCGACAGGGTCCCTGAGTGCCACCAGTACTGTTGACTCGCTTAGCTCCAGTTTCATTTGTAATGCTAATGAGGCCAATACTTTGGTGCCGCCACCTTATTCCCGGGCGGCCAGCCCTGAACTGAGCTTGCAGTATGTCAATCATCGAGAACTGCCGTCCAATTCGCAATTGGCAGCGCCGCAGTACGGATTACCACGCTCTGCATCTCAGCTGGTGGAAATGGAATATCAGCCTCCCCAAGCGTACCCGACTCACTATGCGACCATTGCACTAGACGGTGTTGCAGGGATTGGTGCTGGCCCAGCGCATTACAGTACACGGCTGCACACTTCGCACAGCGGTCACTTTTCGTCAGATGGATCGGTAGGGGAATCAGCAAACGAAATGCACATAAATGATGTTAGCGGTGGTTTTCTCCAGTCGCACAGCGATCAACATTTTCGCTACATGGCAAATAGTACCAGCAGTCTCAgtgatatttttgtaaataacagCTGTGCAGTGGGCTTGGGCGACACCACGGTAGATGTAGCTGCAAGTGGAGTGGCCACGCAGGCGCCTTCACTATGCAGCCTTGCTGCGGGGACAACGCAGGTCATTTACAGCAATGGCTGCATACAGCCAAATCCTTTGCATAATTTAGTGAATAGTTGCCAACTAACGACTACAGTAgaagcagctgccacagcgaCGGCACCTACAACAAATAGCATAGTGTCTGGAGTGAGCAGCCTCTCAAATATTGGCACACCAGGTTCACCTCCTCAACCCACAAGTCCAACAGGTGAAGAGCGCGAAGTTTTGAACCAGATACGGCAATTGCAAGCAGGTGTTAGCTACGATCGGCTGTTGCTTACCGATGGAGTCAAGCATCGATTTCAACATACTATGTCCACGCCCATAACACGACCTTCCACactgcaacaacatcaacaaatcACTTCAGTACTTCAGTCGACTGCAACAGCTcccagcaaaagcaaaaaattatatgcgtCCAAATCGCCTAACAAAGCTTTGTACATTCCCATGGCCGCAATTGCGCCGCCTTCCAGCCAACGCTGTGTGCTCAAGAGTCCCGTAAGCAGCGTTGTCTACGGTGCTAGTTTCATTTTAAACCGTGGACGTGTGGCGCGTAAGGGATGGATATCCCGATCAGCACCATCCACGCCGGGCAGCGGACTACCGCCCAACCGATTAGGCGACGATAGTCCATTACTTAATGAGCACGACGAGGATGCCATCGACGAAGCACACGGTGAGCAACTCGAATAATACTCAACGGCTCCCTAAAATTCCAGCGATATCTCAAGCAACACTAAATATAagcttttaatcaaattgcaaataacGAACATTTTTGCAAAACAAGATTTTCATAAATGGATTGCTTGTTAAACAAGATATTGATAAGCAGCTTTCGAgagtcaaatattaaattgtataacaaaaattaaatataaaaaaaataagatacgctgtcttttattttaacaaaatatcactgcgaacggcagttcgcgctagtgacgaaagcagcacgaagggtgcaaaaggcgactagcaatacaTACAGCTTATATTgacaatttgctacgactgtccgattagatcgagttatataccgataaAAAGGTTTAGttcaaactaacaaaatggcgtactaacactttttctaactcacctggattatgagataagggggtgtaagtgggaggggaaaaatttaaatgattgccgcTAATGGGGCCATTGGAGCCTTTtgttctaattaaaaatacgcgtcgattgatacctcgatcacccgaatccgacaactagtgcaaaagataattaaatttgaaattttaagtggacttctcaaaatgagatgaaaaaattgtttgtctgtttgcatcaaagcgatAAAACACCTTAGATGttatgatggggatttattcattttcaaaaatctagaaatgtttgttctacgactttttgaaaaaacggCTAGTGGcaggaaaacgctaaatccggCTAAAATtgaacctcaacagtttccacaccatagaagctacagatatgttctatatatcattggaaaggttgtgtttgagggcttttaggcgtacctttaggtaggctttttttttaagtactcagctaaaattttacaggtgaaataaagttttatagcttacattttggcgattctgacaaaacgatttttattaaatttttttaaatttttaattaaattttgcgttttttagTATAtgacacataaattttggctgaggggcttggaagatgTTACCTTTTTAccatcggtcgaaaatcaagttttagtacgaaaaactttttgattttatctAGCTCTTGCAATCGAAAGTTGCTTGAGttacttcaattgataaataaaatttgaacaacgaaattttagtctaatttagcttctatatgctatatttaacacgatatatttaaaattaattttcaaaaatagttttaagtaattctaatcggatttaagagaaaaattgaaaattgaatgtttttattattgaattcatgACTGCTCTGGTTCATGTCAATATGCACAAGCCAGGCAATCAGCTGGTGGCAAAAAAAtttcgtttttactttttgaaaacgttcGGGATTCGGAACAGGCCTAATTATCTGTTTAATGTGTATATTCACATTTttcaatcggtcgaaaatcacgttttagtacgaaaaacttttttttaaaagatttctcaaccaaactgatacaatatgcatttaccttggttttatatatcctgaccaaagttggttcaaatcggaccactatatcatatagttgtcataggaccgatcggttcaaaattaggttttagtataaaaaacttttttgttttatgatatattttaaccaaattgatagaatatgcatttaagttagacttatagatcctgaccaaaCTTGATTCTAATCAAACCACTAtatccactatatcataaagtatatatattcttgatcaggatcaacagccgagtcgatccagccctgtccgtctgtctgtccgtctgtttgaacgcgtcgatctcagatactataagtgctagagaatggaatgcaggtttgtgaataccatacgcaggtcaagtttgtttcaaattttggatgccacgcccccttcgcccacaaattgcacaaaacgatttacaggcgcaatttttgacatagcactccctaactgaacaatcagttgagaagtatgcgtattaaacgaccctgaaaatttcaaagcgattgacccataaagagagaagatatttcggaatttacatttaattcaataattacatttgcatggcaaatcgaacgtgcgagcgagacagcatgtatacgtttgtatgcaaggcgcgcacaaagacagtgcaaaatagtacccatttttttttttaccaaataagaatcgagcgataagcaaaaatattatctaaatcatgcaatgaaaatgttgatgtataatttatgtacatacaaatacacaatttgattaaaatataattgtgttaatatataaatatgtatttttgcatggcaaaattccttatgacgtcacaattttcaataaagtcGGGCAGAAGCtaatagctatgcatgaaattgcatgatagaaaaagcgatcattttgcagcactacttttgcatctttgccgagcactgaaagctgcaaaacaataattttaataacttatattttcgatttcttacacatatatatgtggcGTTACCGTTACCGCGGCAACAGCCCGATCTGGCAACAACTCATCGCCGAAAACAACTACTGGTTCCGAGAGCTTTCTTCTGAACCAGTAATTACAACAACTACTTCAGTTTGAGCTACCAACACGGTTACACGCATCAGCGACAATATTATGATTGTaaagattaataaataaaatagatagaaACGATATTTCTACATTGGTGACCCCGCAGCTTAGAATTAACAGCAAACATGCCTGGATCTCAATCAAGCTCAGGAAGTGCATCTCATTCGCCGGACTCTGGTGAAATAgtaggcaacaacaacaacggtaaCAATGCGCCATTAGACGCCACTCCTCACGAAAATGCGCGCGACAACTTGTCAACAGTACAgacaataaatacatacaagtTGCCGCCATTTTGGAAGCATAATGCGCAGCTATGGTTCTTGCAAGTGGAAGCACAATTCTCATGCAATCGAGTTACCTCAGACAACACACGCTACTATCATTTACTAAGCGCACTCGATGTAGACATTATGTCTGAGCTTACGGATTTTCTGATGCAACCGCCTGAGTCCAATAGATATGAAGGATTAAAAGTACTTATCATCAAACGTTTCACTGAAACTCCTGATCGCAACCTACACAGAGGTATGTCTGAACTTGCGCTCGAAGACAAAAAGCCGTCACAATTACTTCGCCAAATGACGATGTTTGCTGGATGACGGGCATCTAGTGATGTTTTGAGAGTCCGTTGGTTGTCGTTGCTGCCACAACACGTTCAACGCGGTCTTAAGGTGCTCCGCTCAGCCTCTATCGAGGAACAAACTTTACTTGCAGATGAACTAATGGAAGATGATAATGGTCCTTTTGTCATGGCAACTTCACGCTCGTCAAATGTAACTCGCCGCACTTCAAGCACATCAAATGACAGCATCGATACTGTTAAACGTGAGCTTAATGATATAAAGGACACACTAGCTTTTCTTCAAAAACAGCTGGCCATCAACAATAATGGTAAACCAGTGGAAAAACGACAAAATTCACAGCCTCTGTCTACACAACCATCAGTTTGTTTTTACCACAAGAAGTTCGATGTTAATGCCCGCCGTTGTGTCCAGCCATGTGCTTGGGTCGCGCCACAGGGAAACTAAAGAAGCTGTCAGCTGTACAGGCGACCAGTGACAGCAAAGAACCATTTGCTCGCCCCAACAAGGAGCTCAGGCTCCACATTTTCGACCGTTCTTCAAACACAAAGCTCTTATTTGATTCGGGTTCAGTAATATCACTCATACCgatatcaattttcaaaaacaagcGATACAAACGAAGTGACTTTAGATTGTATGCAGCAAACAAATCAGTTATCGACACGTACGGAACTGTAAGCCTTTCGTTTGATCTCAACCTTCACCGCAAGTTTCACTGGTCATTCATAATTGCCAATGTGCAATCAGCAATCATCGGAGCTGATTTTTTGACCCATTTTGGTTTACTCCTAGATCTCAAAAGTCGCCGTCTCATAGATCCTACAACATCAAGCTGCACACAGGGACAACTGAATAAAGCAAAGCTGTACAGCGTCTCTA of Drosophila innubila isolate TH190305 chromosome X, UK_Dinn_1.0, whole genome shotgun sequence contains these proteins:
- the LOC117793870 gene encoding uncharacterized protein LOC117793870, with translation MRLLTSTMPQLFPLLLHLLLLMPVHVTARFCEGGHICSLPRECCTQGCCPPYQGGPRELTPPSEHVLNLFFISHWFFWCVVVAVILAILCAYSLWKKRRTLCGWGFTEHHTQSEGDSAGSCYAPPQYSRCNSFHHPPPPYTEVTSKPDLYPLVFTCNSENSKGNVGSSYLMVQYFRNYIIRPTGSLSATSTVDSLSSSFICNANEANTLVPPPYSRAASPELSLQYVNHRELPSNSQLAAPQYGLPRSASQLVEMEYQPPQAYPTHYATIALDGVAGIGAGPAHYSTRLHTSHSGHFSSDGSVGESANEMHINDVSGGFLQSHSDQHFRYMANSTSSLSDIFVNNSCAVGLGDTTVDVAASGVATQAPSLCSLAAGTTQVIYSNGCIQPNPLHNLVNSCQLTTTVEAAATATAPTTNSIVSGVSSLSNIGTPGSPPQPTSPTGEEREVLNQIRQLQAGVSYDRLLLTDGVKHRFQHTMSTPITRPSTLQQHQQITSVLQSTATAPSKSKKLYASKSPNKALYIPMAAIAPPSSQRCVLKSPVSSVVYGASFILNRGRVARKGWISRSAPSTPGSGLPPNRLGDDSPLLNEHDEDAIDEAHGEQLE